A genomic region of Erythrobacter sp. SCSIO 43205 contains the following coding sequences:
- a CDS encoding SCO family protein, giving the protein MNIHANLSRFLAGLIAAAALATSACSGGPAPIEPPLAGADIGGDFTLINKDGESVSWSDFAGQYRIVYFGFAYCPDICPTDMQRTIQGLEAFTEAEPELGAKIAAMFITIDPERDTPKVVGEFANAFSEDLIGLTGTPEQIADAASKFRVFYAKGAESAGGGYLMDHSRIVYLFGPDGEPLATLPADEGAEAVARELAKWVK; this is encoded by the coding sequence ATGAATATTCACGCCAATCTCTCCCGCTTTCTCGCTGGCCTGATCGCCGCCGCAGCTCTGGCAACGAGCGCGTGCAGCGGTGGGCCTGCTCCTATTGAGCCCCCACTGGCAGGCGCAGATATTGGCGGCGACTTTACGCTCATCAACAAAGACGGCGAGAGCGTTTCGTGGAGCGATTTCGCGGGCCAATATCGTATCGTCTATTTCGGCTTTGCCTATTGCCCCGATATTTGCCCCACCGATATGCAGCGGACCATTCAGGGGCTTGAGGCCTTCACCGAAGCTGAGCCAGAACTAGGCGCAAAAATTGCAGCGATGTTCATCACCATCGACCCGGAACGTGATACGCCCAAGGTGGTGGGTGAGTTCGCAAATGCTTTTTCCGAAGACCTTATCGGGCTCACCGGAACGCCGGAACAGATTGCCGATGCTGCCTCCAAATTCCGCGTCTTCTATGCCAAGGGCGCAGAGAGCGCGGGCGGTGGATACCTGATGGATCACAGCCGCATCGTTTATCTCTTTGGGCCCGATGGTGAGCCTTTAGCGACGCTTCCCGCTGACGAAGGGGCGGAGGCGGTCGCGCGGGAACTGGCAAAATGGGTGAAGTAG
- a CDS encoding ankyrin repeat domain-containing protein, translated as MGSPVLRNIGSKWRVALAALAGVFALAALQPAAAQIGGSDGYQFLKAVKERDGDTATKMLDEPGTQIVNTRDITTGENGLHIVAQRRDTLWMRFLLQRGANPNVRDRNGTTPLQIAVRLGHIEGVEALIKGGAQVDISDSAGETPLMTAVHQRNVELVRTLLAEGADPDINDNTGRSARDHMERMNSNTLLLREFEEADKKREENPAPVQYGPSF; from the coding sequence GTGGGTTCACCAGTTTTGCGCAACATCGGTTCGAAATGGCGAGTGGCTCTTGCGGCTCTTGCAGGCGTTTTTGCGCTCGCTGCGCTTCAACCGGCTGCGGCTCAAATCGGCGGGTCTGACGGCTATCAATTCCTGAAAGCTGTCAAAGAGCGCGACGGCGATACGGCGACCAAGATGCTGGACGAACCGGGCACGCAAATTGTGAATACGCGCGACATTACGACCGGTGAAAACGGGCTGCATATTGTCGCCCAGCGCCGCGATACGCTGTGGATGCGCTTTTTGCTGCAACGCGGCGCTAATCCCAATGTGCGCGATCGCAATGGCACAACTCCGCTTCAAATCGCTGTGAGGCTGGGCCATATTGAAGGAGTGGAGGCGTTGATCAAAGGCGGCGCTCAGGTCGATATCTCAGATAGCGCGGGCGAGACGCCGCTGATGACCGCCGTGCATCAACGCAATGTTGAACTGGTTCGCACCCTTCTTGCCGAGGGCGCGGACCCGGATATCAACGATAACACCGGCCGCTCTGCGCGCGATCATATGGAGCGGATGAATTCCAACACGCTGCTGCTGCGCGAATTTGAAGAAGCGGACAAAAAGCGCGAAGAGAACCCCGCGCCGGTGCAATATGGACCGTCTTTCTAA
- a CDS encoding COQ9 family protein — MTASLDYADMTLDELRLALAPEIAASAVFDGWNETALVAAAEMAGADVDVAKLAFPTGPAQAMDMIDAWIAHVDAAMEEEWPAERLAELKIRERIRTLVAFRLEAVEHIDEAVRRAMSVMAMPQNAPRAMKLGWRSADIMWRLAGDTATDYNHYTKRAILAGIYSATLAVFVNDDSEGKAKTHEFLDRRIDGVMKFEKVKAQFLDGDRELPSLTRFLGRLRYPSR, encoded by the coding sequence ATGACTGCCTCTCTCGATTACGCCGATATGACACTGGACGAGCTGCGACTGGCGCTCGCGCCTGAAATCGCGGCCTCGGCGGTCTTTGATGGCTGGAATGAAACAGCGCTTGTGGCGGCGGCTGAAATGGCGGGGGCTGATGTCGATGTGGCAAAGCTTGCTTTCCCAACTGGTCCTGCGCAAGCGATGGACATGATCGATGCCTGGATTGCACACGTCGATGCCGCGATGGAGGAAGAGTGGCCGGCCGAGCGTTTGGCTGAGCTCAAAATCCGTGAGCGCATCCGCACGCTAGTGGCCTTCCGACTTGAGGCGGTCGAGCATATCGACGAGGCGGTGCGCCGCGCGATGTCGGTCATGGCCATGCCGCAAAATGCGCCGCGCGCAATGAAGCTGGGCTGGCGTTCAGCGGACATTATGTGGCGGCTCGCGGGCGATACTGCGACTGATTACAACCACTACACCAAGCGCGCGATCCTTGCCGGGATTTACTCGGCAACGCTCGCGGTCTTCGTCAACGATGACAGTGAAGGCAAGGCCAAAACTCACGAGTTTCTTGATCGCCGCATCGACGGGGTAATGAAATTTGAAAAGGTGAAGGCGCAGTTCCTGGACGGGGACCGCGAATTGCCGAGCCTGACGCGCTTTTTGGGCCGTCTGCGTTACCCCAGCCGTTAG
- the ssb gene encoding single-stranded DNA-binding protein — translation MAGSLNKVMLIGNLGADPEIRSFQNGGRVANLRIATSENWKDKNTGERREKTEWHTVAIFSDGLVNVVERYLKKGSKVFVEGKLQTRKWQDQNGNDRYSTEVVIQGMGGTLTMLDGGGYGGGQGGGGQGGGYGGGGQGGGGGWNQGGGGQSGGSAGGSSGGGYDDLDDDIPF, via the coding sequence ATGGCAGGCTCGCTCAACAAAGTAATGCTGATCGGCAATCTGGGGGCAGACCCGGAAATTCGGTCGTTCCAGAACGGCGGGCGCGTTGCGAACCTGCGCATTGCAACCTCCGAAAACTGGAAAGACAAAAACACTGGCGAGCGCCGCGAGAAAACCGAATGGCACACGGTTGCCATTTTCTCCGACGGGCTTGTCAATGTGGTTGAGCGTTACCTGAAAAAAGGCTCGAAAGTCTTTGTCGAGGGTAAGCTGCAAACCCGCAAATGGCAGGACCAAAACGGCAATGATCGCTACTCAACCGAGGTCGTCATCCAAGGCATGGGCGGCACGCTCACTATGCTTGATGGCGGTGGCTATGGCGGTGGCCAAGGTGGCGGCGGTCAGGGCGGTGGCTACGGTGGCGGCGGCCAAGGAGGTGGTGGCGGCTGGAACCAAGGTGGCGGCGGCCAGAGCGGCGGTTCTGCTGGCGGCAGCTCGGGCGGCGGCTACGACGACCTCGACGACGACATCCCGTTCTAG
- a CDS encoding DUF177 domain-containing protein, which produces MREDAASELTRLIKVKGLPAEPVVVEANEHERAALATRFGLSQIDYLRAVVELEQRPGAIRASGTMKASFLQPCAVSGEDFSVEVEEPLYLRFVEAEAGNRLTAEDTEIELTSEDCDEIDYSGDAFDLGEAVAQTLGLVIDPYAEGPNADEARAKAGIVKEGEQEGPLADMLRNLTKD; this is translated from the coding sequence ATGAGAGAAGACGCAGCGAGCGAATTAACGCGCCTGATCAAGGTCAAGGGTCTGCCGGCTGAACCCGTAGTGGTTGAGGCCAATGAGCACGAACGCGCGGCCCTCGCGACCCGCTTTGGCCTCAGCCAGATCGATTACTTGCGCGCAGTGGTAGAGCTGGAACAACGCCCCGGCGCAATTCGCGCGAGCGGAACGATGAAAGCGTCCTTCCTCCAACCTTGCGCCGTTTCTGGCGAGGACTTCAGCGTAGAGGTCGAAGAGCCATTGTACCTGCGCTTTGTTGAGGCGGAAGCTGGCAACCGCCTGACCGCCGAAGATACGGAGATCGAACTCACGTCTGAAGATTGTGATGAAATCGACTATTCAGGCGATGCTTTCGACCTCGGCGAAGCGGTGGCGCAAACACTTGGCCTTGTGATTGACCCTTACGCCGAAGGACCAAACGCAGACGAAGCCCGCGCGAAAGCCGGGATCGTCAAAGAAGGGGAACAAGAAGGCCCGCTTGCCGATATGTTGAGAAATTTGACGAAGGATTGA
- a CDS encoding ubiquinol-cytochrome C chaperone family protein produces MSFLSRLLGTGPDPREAVRPLWHKVVELARKPEYYADHMVADTVAGRFDMITAILSAVMVRVEASDMRAESALLAELFVEDMDGQLRQFGVNDVVIGKRVGRLMSVLGGRLGAYRSAFVNKDEPKLAQAIARNTTFSEGVDEQACSKAIAADLLELSERLSKLDDKAILHADAIR; encoded by the coding sequence ATGTCGTTTCTCTCCCGCCTGCTTGGCACTGGTCCTGACCCACGCGAGGCCGTGCGCCCATTGTGGCACAAGGTCGTCGAATTGGCCCGAAAGCCTGAATATTACGCTGATCACATGGTCGCAGACACCGTCGCGGGCCGCTTTGATATGATCACCGCAATCCTGTCCGCAGTGATGGTTCGGGTGGAAGCCAGCGATATGCGCGCCGAAAGCGCGCTTTTGGCTGAACTATTTGTCGAGGACATGGACGGGCAATTGCGCCAGTTTGGCGTGAACGACGTTGTCATTGGCAAGCGGGTGGGCCGATTGATGAGCGTGCTTGGCGGACGGCTTGGCGCCTATCGCTCTGCCTTCGTCAATAAGGATGAGCCAAAGCTCGCCCAAGCGATTGCCCGCAACACAACCTTTAGCGAAGGCGTTGATGAGCAGGCGTGCAGCAAAGCCATCGCAGCCGACCTGCTTGAATTGTCAGAGCGTCTGAGCAAGCTTGATGACAAGGCAATCCTTCATGCGGATGCAATCAGATGA
- a CDS encoding outer membrane protein assembly factor BamE, whose translation MRDVISSKGLFKAALLGGAVLALAGCSSIRESRGFVNDPILVSTVQPKIDNRRSVEATLGRPTYESQYGENTWYYISSVTARKPFVRPRINTHAVLVVRFDDDGNVETVESRGIEEVVYLQPDGDKTPTLGRERGFLEDLFGNIGQVGGVGPSGPAGGI comes from the coding sequence ATGCGGGACGTGATCTCATCAAAAGGTCTTTTCAAGGCGGCACTGTTGGGCGGCGCTGTGCTCGCGTTGGCGGGCTGTTCTTCGATCCGCGAGTCGCGCGGTTTTGTGAACGACCCAATTCTGGTCAGCACGGTTCAGCCTAAGATCGACAATCGCCGTTCGGTTGAGGCGACTTTGGGTCGTCCGACTTATGAAAGCCAATATGGCGAGAACACCTGGTACTACATCTCCAGCGTGACTGCGCGTAAGCCGTTTGTGCGTCCGCGCATCAACACCCATGCGGTTTTGGTGGTGCGCTTTGATGACGATGGCAATGTGGAAACGGTCGAATCGCGCGGGATCGAAGAGGTCGTCTATCTCCAACCCGACGGCGACAAAACGCCGACTCTGGGCCGTGAACGCGGCTTCCTTGAAGATTTGTTCGGTAATATCGGACAGGTTGGGGGCGTGGGCCCATCCGGTCCCGCTGGCGGTATTTAA
- the hslV gene encoding ATP-dependent protease subunit HslV, which produces MNDKSSQHGLTQWHGTTIIGVKRGNQVVIAGDGQVSMGNTVMKPNARKVRRIGEGGKVIAGFAGATADAFTLFERLEKKLEQYSGQLLRAAVELAKDWRTDKYLRNLEALMIVADEESLLVLTGNGDVLEPEGGIAAIGSGGNYALAAARALSDYEQDAEQIARKAMAVAADICVFTNGNLTVETV; this is translated from the coding sequence ATGAACGATAAATCATCACAACACGGCCTCACACAATGGCACGGCACTACGATTATCGGCGTAAAGCGCGGCAACCAAGTGGTCATCGCGGGCGATGGTCAGGTTTCGATGGGCAATACAGTGATGAAGCCCAATGCGCGCAAAGTGCGCCGGATTGGGGAGGGCGGTAAGGTCATCGCTGGCTTTGCGGGCGCAACCGCCGATGCCTTCACCCTGTTTGAACGGCTTGAGAAGAAACTTGAGCAATACTCAGGGCAACTTTTGCGCGCCGCTGTTGAGCTTGCGAAAGACTGGCGCACCGACAAATATCTGCGCAATCTCGAAGCACTTATGATCGTCGCCGATGAAGAAAGCCTGCTGGTGCTTACCGGAAATGGCGATGTGCTCGAACCTGAAGGCGGTATCGCGGCGATTGGGTCTGGCGGGAATTACGCACTCGCTGCTGCCCGCGCCCTTTCAGATTATGAACAAGATGCAGAGCAAATCGCGCGCAAGGCCATGGCTGTCGCCGCAGACATCTGTGTCTTTACCAATGGCAATTTGACCGTCGAAACGGTTTAG
- the hslU gene encoding ATP-dependent protease ATPase subunit HslU, which produces MDNLTPKAIVAALDEHIIGQKEAKRAVAVALRNRWRRQRLGPELKNEVTPKNILMIGPTGCGKTEISRRLAKLAEAPFVKVEATKFTEVGYVGRDVEQIARDLVEESIRLEKERRRESVREAASEAAMERLLNALVGDSASEATRESFRERIVQNAMNDVEVEIDIADTGNGMPFDMGNMGGNMQMIDLSDMMGKAFGRGKTKKQKMRVPEAWDKLVDEEADKRLDDEDVSRAALQNAETNGIVFLDEIDKIAVSDVRGGSVSREGVQRDLLPLIEGTTVATKYGPMKTDHVLFIASGAFHVAKPSDMLPELQGRLPIRVNLRALTQEDFVRILSETRANLVEQYSALLGTEKVELDITEDAVQAVATIAAQVNESVENIGARRLQTVMEKLLEEISFEAEEHEGETVTIDAAYVQERLSELAGNSDLSKYIL; this is translated from the coding sequence ATGGATAATCTCACCCCAAAGGCGATTGTCGCCGCTTTGGACGAACACATTATTGGCCAGAAAGAGGCCAAGCGGGCGGTCGCTGTGGCGCTGCGCAATCGCTGGCGACGGCAACGGCTTGGCCCTGAGCTCAAGAATGAAGTGACGCCCAAGAACATCCTGATGATAGGGCCGACGGGCTGCGGCAAGACCGAAATCAGCCGCCGTTTGGCGAAACTTGCTGAAGCTCCATTTGTGAAGGTCGAGGCAACCAAGTTCACCGAAGTTGGTTATGTCGGGCGCGACGTTGAGCAAATCGCGCGTGACCTCGTAGAGGAATCAATCCGCCTTGAAAAAGAACGCCGCCGCGAAAGCGTGCGCGAAGCTGCGAGCGAGGCTGCGATGGAGCGGCTTTTGAACGCCCTTGTCGGTGACAGCGCTTCCGAAGCAACCCGCGAAAGTTTCCGCGAGCGTATCGTTCAAAACGCTATGAACGATGTAGAGGTTGAAATCGACATTGCCGATACTGGTAACGGTATGCCTTTCGATATGGGCAATATGGGCGGCAATATGCAGATGATCGACCTGTCAGACATGATGGGTAAGGCATTCGGTCGGGGGAAGACCAAAAAACAGAAAATGCGTGTGCCGGAAGCTTGGGACAAGCTCGTTGACGAGGAAGCGGATAAGCGCCTCGACGATGAAGATGTCAGCCGAGCCGCGCTACAGAATGCAGAAACCAATGGCATCGTGTTCCTCGATGAAATTGACAAGATCGCTGTTTCCGATGTGCGTGGTGGTTCGGTCAGCCGCGAGGGTGTCCAGCGCGACCTGTTGCCGCTGATCGAAGGGACGACCGTGGCGACCAAATACGGGCCGATGAAGACCGACCACGTCCTCTTCATCGCGTCAGGAGCTTTCCATGTGGCCAAGCCATCCGATATGCTGCCAGAGCTTCAGGGGCGCCTGCCGATCCGGGTCAATTTGCGCGCGCTCACACAAGAGGACTTTGTTCGCATCCTTTCCGAAACCCGCGCAAACCTTGTGGAGCAATATTCGGCACTTCTGGGCACCGAAAAGGTCGAACTTGATATCACTGAGGACGCGGTCCAAGCAGTTGCGACTATCGCAGCGCAAGTGAATGAAAGCGTCGAAAATATCGGGGCAAGGCGCCTGCAAACGGTGATGGAAAAGCTGCTCGAAGAGATCAGCTTTGAGGCCGAAGAGCACGAAGGCGAGACCGTCACGATTGATGCGGCCTATGTTCAAGAACGCCTCAGCGAGCTGGCAGGTAACAGCGATTTGTCGAAGTATATCCTGTGA
- a CDS encoding ACT domain-containing protein produces MSAGPISALGDMLAGMQPELDDRSFIFVCASETPEGLPANAFALIQEEEGKTLVLPAQSKGEEGEFARITLQVHSDLEGIGLTAAVSTALAKAGIACNVIAAFHHDHLFVPWKRRKEALHVLQKLSREARD; encoded by the coding sequence GTGAGTGCAGGACCGATCTCGGCGCTTGGCGATATGCTGGCCGGGATGCAACCTGAGCTTGATGATCGGTCCTTTATTTTTGTGTGTGCCAGTGAGACGCCAGAAGGTCTTCCGGCAAACGCCTTTGCGCTTATTCAAGAAGAAGAGGGAAAAACTCTTGTCTTACCCGCTCAGAGCAAGGGTGAGGAAGGTGAGTTTGCCCGCATCACTTTGCAGGTCCACTCAGACCTTGAAGGTATTGGCTTAACCGCTGCGGTATCCACCGCTCTTGCTAAGGCGGGGATCGCCTGCAACGTCATCGCCGCCTTCCATCACGACCACCTTTTCGTGCCATGGAAAAGGCGCAAAGAGGCGCTCCATGTGCTTCAGAAATTGAGCCGGGAGGCGAGGGATTAA
- a CDS encoding pitrilysin family protein, translating to MTKNCFIRACFAQFVFTAFVFVLMMGTGVRAENSPAPLNVPPIEYTQWQLDNGLRVVALPDEKSSTVTTSIWYEVGSKHDPDGRAGLSHLVEHIASRKTENMTYNAIYGLTADVGGARNASSWVDRTNYWEQVPAEYLETMLWTQAERMGRLVLDEQVFETERNVVKEEIRQRVLGPPYARLQRNILPENAFDVLPHRRPGIGTLNGLHLVSLDDVRSFYEAYYGPDTATLIVAGNFEIATLRTLVDEHFAPLLPRVNPAPISIPASEPELMAPRVFHARAPNVPVPAIGALWKAPLATHKDAPAIRVAMAILGGGENNRLASALLRTGLATDVTATAPLYREGGYVAIYALARPQLLAATGEELASAIARLRETLVSDNELREAKAEIVAEALERRETSRGRAFEIGEGLAASGDPAFADRLLAEIAKVSARDVRRAARRYFDPRRQIGFTYSIGPDDPALYANPAKTPDFGELPEPQLALRTVKPETTRETPPEPLNRSTTTMPQMVEAQLSNGIRVVAAKTGDVPLVTLSMVMPGGSKTDPAGREGVADLAAALASSGIYDMDAAAIAARFESLGARFDGSADADGTTFTLKVPTAYLNEASNLAARIIKGAIYPSEELDRERARRSQRLAVRDSNPSQLAQDAAVRAIYGLAPYGSGRVGTLDSLSAINRNDLLLHRQRFFHPRRMQLVVSGGIDISEAMPILEAAFGDWRVELGRGAIVEDAAGEPAMARTIVIDIAGADQASVVVALPAPARGAADFDALQLVNAALGGGSSGRLFQEVRTKRSLSYGAYSRIDARKDGSILMAQSQTRNETAGETARIMLEQIEQLSAAGLDEDSLARRRAYLEGTYARVIERSSGFNAVVAGLLLHGLPASHAALFPQKLARENSARVNEAAREYLSAEKTTLVLVGDADVFLDQVRALRGEVEVIPVEALDLSSSTLREADQAPVATSL from the coding sequence ATGACTAAAAACTGCTTCATCCGCGCGTGTTTCGCTCAATTTGTTTTCACCGCCTTCGTCTTCGTATTGATGATGGGTACAGGCGTACGTGCAGAAAATTCGCCCGCACCCTTGAATGTGCCTCCCATTGAATACACGCAGTGGCAGCTCGACAATGGGCTTCGCGTCGTGGCACTGCCGGATGAAAAGAGCAGTACGGTGACCACTTCGATCTGGTACGAAGTGGGATCGAAACACGACCCTGACGGGCGCGCTGGGCTTTCGCATTTGGTCGAACACATCGCCAGCCGCAAAACCGAAAACATGACCTATAACGCAATCTACGGCCTCACCGCAGACGTAGGGGGCGCGCGCAATGCGTCGAGTTGGGTTGATCGCACCAATTACTGGGAGCAGGTGCCAGCCGAATATCTGGAGACAATGCTATGGACCCAAGCCGAGCGCATGGGACGGCTGGTTCTTGACGAACAGGTTTTTGAAACTGAGCGCAATGTCGTCAAGGAAGAGATCCGACAGCGTGTGCTTGGACCGCCTTACGCCCGTTTGCAGCGCAACATCCTGCCCGAAAACGCGTTCGACGTTTTGCCTCATCGCAGGCCTGGGATCGGCACGCTCAACGGTCTTCATCTGGTGAGCCTTGATGATGTGCGCAGTTTTTATGAAGCCTATTATGGACCCGATACCGCGACCCTGATTGTCGCTGGAAATTTTGAAATCGCGACATTGCGCACCCTGGTGGATGAACATTTTGCGCCGCTTTTGCCGCGCGTGAACCCTGCGCCCATATCGATCCCGGCTTCCGAGCCTGAGCTAATGGCTCCGCGCGTTTTTCACGCCCGCGCGCCCAATGTTCCGGTTCCGGCCATCGGCGCGCTTTGGAAAGCGCCCCTTGCAACGCACAAAGATGCGCCCGCGATCCGCGTTGCGATGGCTATACTTGGTGGCGGCGAGAACAATCGGTTGGCGAGCGCATTGCTGCGCACCGGGCTCGCAACTGACGTGACAGCAACCGCGCCGCTATACCGCGAGGGCGGCTATGTTGCCATTTACGCCCTCGCGCGCCCTCAATTGCTGGCTGCCACTGGCGAAGAGCTGGCATCGGCAATTGCGCGGCTTCGTGAAACTTTGGTGAGCGATAACGAACTGCGCGAAGCAAAGGCCGAGATTGTCGCTGAAGCTTTAGAGCGGCGCGAGACATCGCGGGGTCGCGCCTTTGAGATTGGCGAGGGATTGGCCGCGAGCGGTGATCCGGCCTTTGCTGACCGTTTGTTGGCCGAAATTGCCAAAGTGAGTGCGCGCGATGTGCGCCGGGCGGCGCGCCGATATTTTGATCCGAGGCGGCAGATAGGCTTTACCTATTCGATTGGGCCTGATGACCCAGCACTTTACGCAAACCCCGCAAAGACGCCCGATTTCGGTGAACTACCAGAACCGCAACTCGCGCTGCGCACAGTTAAACCAGAGACGACCCGCGAAACACCGCCTGAGCCGCTCAACCGCTCCACAACAACGATGCCGCAAATGGTCGAGGCTCAGCTTTCGAACGGCATTCGCGTAGTCGCCGCCAAAACAGGCGATGTGCCTTTGGTGACGCTTTCCATGGTGATGCCGGGAGGATCAAAGACCGATCCGGCGGGGCGTGAGGGCGTGGCTGATTTAGCAGCGGCACTCGCCTCCAGCGGGATATATGACATGGATGCAGCCGCGATTGCGGCCCGCTTTGAAAGCCTTGGCGCGCGCTTTGATGGAAGCGCCGATGCCGATGGTACAACTTTTACTTTGAAAGTGCCCACAGCGTACCTTAACGAGGCCAGTAACCTTGCTGCGCGCATCATAAAGGGCGCAATTTACCCCAGCGAAGAGCTTGACCGTGAACGCGCGCGCCGGTCCCAACGTTTAGCGGTGCGCGATAGCAATCCTTCACAGCTTGCACAGGATGCCGCTGTGCGCGCGATCTACGGCCTTGCCCCATATGGCAGTGGTCGTGTCGGAACTCTGGATAGCCTGAGTGCCATCAACCGCAACGACTTGCTCCTCCACCGTCAGCGCTTCTTCCATCCTCGTCGGATGCAATTGGTTGTGTCCGGCGGGATCGACATCTCTGAAGCCATGCCAATCCTTGAGGCCGCCTTTGGCGATTGGCGCGTTGAATTGGGGCGCGGGGCGATTGTTGAGGATGCAGCAGGGGAGCCTGCTATGGCTCGTACAATAGTGATTGATATTGCGGGCGCAGATCAGGCGAGCGTTGTTGTTGCTCTGCCTGCACCTGCGCGCGGCGCGGCAGATTTCGACGCGCTTCAGCTCGTCAATGCGGCGCTTGGTGGCGGGTCGAGCGGGCGACTGTTTCAGGAAGTGCGAACCAAACGCTCGCTTTCCTATGGCGCCTATTCACGCATTGATGCGCGCAAAGATGGCTCGATTTTGATGGCTCAGTCGCAGACCCGCAATGAAACCGCAGGCGAAACCGCGCGGATTATGCTTGAGCAGATCGAACAGCTTAGTGCAGCCGGATTGGATGAGGACAGCCTCGCGCGGAGGCGTGCGTATCTCGAGGGCACTTACGCTCGTGTGATCGAGCGAAGCTCCGGTTTTAACGCAGTGGTAGCGGGCCTTCTTCTGCATGGACTTCCGGCATCACACGCAGCGCTTTTCCCGCAAAAGCTTGCCCGCGAAAACAGTGCCCGCGTGAACGAGGCCGCGCGCGAATACCTTAGCGCCGAGAAAACGACCCTCGTTCTTGTGGGAGACGCGGATGTGTTCCTGGACCAAGTGCGCGCCCTTCGCGGTGAAGTCGAGGTGATCCCGGTTGAAGCTCTGGATTTGTCCTCATCGACCTTGCGTGAAGCAGATCAGGCCCCGGTTGCCACTTCGCTCTAA